In a genomic window of Saccharothrix sp. HUAS TT1:
- a CDS encoding PP2C family protein-serine/threonine phosphatase gives MSREDTVDGELGLGDVLAAAEQSPPVESVDVVARNLEKRFGAISVSFLLVDLVGEQLVRLTSTDGDEHGRVPERIPLPGSAYDEVLRTQQPHCGDTGAEGTWVVLPVTNRGDCVGVLEMTVPGLDESTLAQLGEAAHALAYIIVTDRRFTDLYHSGRRTTGMSLAAEIQHQLLPTASCCEAAQFTVAGGLVPADDIGGDTYDYALDHDVLHLSITDAAGHDVASALTATLLTAALRCARRAECDLVAQARQANESLVEHGRGALATGLLLCVHLDQGRAEVVNAGHPQPLRLRDGVVEPVALEVDLLFGVDREARYRAQTLDLRPGDRLVLLTDGMVERDAASVDLPALILDTGALHPREVVRALTRAVRAASRGALRDDATVLCLDWHGTHHTDRRAGTGADTASASPLEWHAREGR, from the coding sequence ATGAGCCGGGAGGACACGGTGGACGGTGAGCTGGGGTTGGGAGACGTGCTGGCGGCGGCGGAGCAGTCGCCACCGGTGGAGTCGGTCGACGTGGTGGCGCGGAACCTGGAGAAGCGGTTCGGCGCGATCAGTGTCTCCTTCCTGCTGGTCGACCTCGTCGGGGAGCAGCTGGTGCGCCTGACGTCGACCGACGGGGACGAGCACGGGCGCGTCCCGGAGCGGATACCGCTGCCGGGCAGCGCCTACGACGAGGTGCTGCGCACCCAGCAACCCCACTGCGGCGACACCGGCGCCGAGGGCACGTGGGTCGTGCTGCCGGTCACCAACCGCGGCGACTGCGTCGGCGTGCTGGAGATGACCGTGCCCGGCCTGGACGAGTCGACGCTGGCCCAGCTCGGCGAGGCCGCGCACGCGCTGGCCTACATCATCGTCACCGACCGCCGGTTCACCGACCTGTACCACTCGGGCAGGCGCACCACCGGGATGAGCCTGGCCGCCGAGATCCAGCACCAGCTGCTGCCGACGGCGTCCTGCTGCGAGGCGGCCCAGTTCACCGTCGCCGGCGGCCTGGTGCCCGCCGACGACATCGGCGGCGACACGTACGACTACGCCCTGGACCACGACGTGCTGCACCTGTCGATCACCGACGCCGCCGGGCACGACGTCGCGTCGGCCCTGACCGCGACGCTCCTGACGGCTGCGCTGCGCTGCGCCAGGCGCGCCGAGTGCGACCTGGTCGCCCAGGCGCGGCAGGCCAACGAGTCGCTGGTGGAGCACGGCCGCGGCGCGCTGGCGACCGGTCTGCTGCTGTGCGTCCACCTCGACCAGGGCCGGGCCGAGGTGGTCAACGCCGGCCACCCGCAGCCGCTGCGCCTGCGCGACGGCGTGGTCGAGCCGGTCGCGCTGGAGGTGGACCTGCTCTTCGGCGTGGACCGGGAGGCCCGGTACCGCGCGCAGACCCTGGACCTGAGACCCGGGGACCGGCTGGTGCTGCTGACCGACGGCATGGTCGAGCGCGACGCGGCGAGCGTCGACCTGCCCGCGCTGATCCTCGACACCGGGGCGCTGCACCCGAGGGAGGTCGTGCGGGCGTTGACCAGGGCGGTGCGCGCCGCCAGCCGGGGCGCCCTGCGCGACGACGCCACCGTGCTGTGCCTGGACTGGCACGGCACCCACCACACCGATCGCCGGGCGGGCACCGGCGCCGACACCGCCAGCGCCTCACCGCTGGAGTGGCACGCCCGGGAGGGCCGTTGA